TGAGCACGGAGTTAGGAGAAGGTTCTTATTCAACGGTAGTTTTGGGCAAGGATATCAGTAGCGGAACTGTCTATGCTATtaagattcttgataagCGTCACATaataaaagagaagaaagtgaagtACGTGAATATAGAGAAGAATGCTTTAAACCGCCTCAACAAGGGTCGTGGCATTGCGCATCTGTACTATACTTTCCAGGATGAGAGATCGTTGTACTTCGTGCTTGAATATGCCCCTCATGGTGAACTTCTAGCActcatcaaaaaatacGGATCACTCACTATGGATACAGCACATTATTATTCTGCCCAACTGATCGACGCCATAGATTACATGCACTCACATGGAGTGGTTCACAGAGATATCAAGCCTGAAAATGTGCTAATAGGTGAGGATTATCATATACTGGTAACTGATTTTGGTACCGCTAAGCTGCTTGACCGTAGCGAGGAAGATGGAACTTTTCCTTCAGAGGTTAAGGCTTCGTCCTTCGTTGGTACGGCTGAATACGTGTCTCCTGAACTTCTTAACGATAAATTCTGTGGTATGCCTGCTGATATATGGGCATTTGGTTGTATCGTATATCAAATGATTGCTGGAAAACCTCCATTTAAGGCTGGAAACGAGTATCAGACCTTTCAAAAGGTAATCAAAGTGCAATATGCTTTTAGTGCAGGATTCCCAGCTGTGATTCGGGATCTGGTCAAACAGATTCTTGTCAAAAAGCCCTCTGATCGCCTTACTGTTGAGGAGGTGAAGAACCATTATTGGTTTAGAGACGTCAATTGGAAAGAGGGATCTGTATGGAACACAGGCCCTCCCTCTCCTTTGGGCCCTTATAAATTTAACGCCAAAGTCATGATGCCAGTTCCGGAGCTTGGCAAACCAAAAAGGGGTGGACCTAGAATTATATCAATGGGAACCAGTCCTCAACCATCCCGCCAGAGATCAAAGGCTGTATCACAGTCACAGCCACAGTCACACTCACAACGGCATGTTAGTGTGGGTAATGGTATGACGGAAATGCCGCATGCGCGTCCTCAAAGCGCTCCTCTTGCTGCCCAGGTGGCACTTGCAGGTGCGACAAAGGTCTCAATCACTCCGACGATAAATTCGGCACCTTCTACTCCTTCTATTCAATCTATTCCTTCTGCAAAGCATCGGTCTGCGTCTTCTCCGGGCTTTACGGATCTGATTCCTGGCACTAACATTCCTCGCCCCATACTCAATACCAGGGTGAGTCGTTCAAAATCATCACCACGGACGTTTGGATCTGCCAAATTCTCCACTAATGGCGAGTTACCTCCAATGTCGAGTTTAGATCTCAATTGGGTAGAGTTCTTCCGTCATCCTGACGAGAGGATCATTAAGGCTGGAATAGTAGACGTGTCAAAGTATTCTACCGCCgactttgaaaagaaatacaAAGGGATGTTGGCCGAGTCCCCTCTAGGATATCGAAGTCAAGACCTTCTGGAAAATACGCAAATCAACAGCTCTGCAGATGCTATCAAGTTTTCTAATGAACAAGAAGTAGATGAGAAGGCTGCGGAAGAAGCGAAAGACACAGACCATCATCAGTCGAGGTTCCGCAGCTTCTTTTCGTACAAGGGTTCTTCTGTGAATGAACCATCATTTGACAGCAGAGTTCTACTTACAACTACTATGGGGAGGGCGCTACTATTCATCCAGAATCATGATAGGAAGGAACATAAATACCAGAAAAGTGCAGAGATTGACCTTACAGACCCTAATGTGCATTTTGTTGAAGTCATTGGCGATCGTAGACCGAAAACCGGCTTATCTACGCTACGCACAGGTACATTCGCCATTGTTTCATCTTCGGTCACTTTAGTATTTGAAGTGGAGAGACAGGAGGTGGGAATTTGGACGGCTTCGCTAGCAAATGCCCGGATCACGAGGCGAGAGCGGATATTGAGAGATATACTGGCAATGGATCCACCCGCAGGTGCAGGTACTAATACTGGGGGTGAAGCGGCATTTATGGCGGCCAGTGTAGCAGCATCAAAGTCACCTACTCTCAGGCCTAGTCACAAAAAGGGTCGCaaacctcctcctccattTCCTCACATGGCGTTCTCGGATGGTGACATCCACGGGAAACAAATATTATCGAATAATACGCCGATGATCTCAGCTGCTGTCAGTAAAGCCAtctcatcgtcatcgtcatctaCATTCTATTTGATTCCTACAGCTACGTCAAGTACCGCTATAACGAGTACTCGGCCAATTACAAGTTCGAACTCTAGGATGCTTTCGAGATCAAGAAACAAATGATCTTAGTGAGTGGGTATATGCATATTGTATAGTTAATGAAAGGGCATCAGTTATTTAGTTAGTACACCTCACACCAGGAATGTAAAGGGCTTTGAGGGCTTGACAAAcatcacttttttttggtGGGGCACCGCCTggaaataaaaattttcaggcTGAATGaaacttttcaaaatcttcaatATATCCATTGAGCTTAAACTACTTTGCTTCCCTCTCGTTTGCAATTCACACAATACAGTAATATTATACCATTAAGATGGCCAAATTCATTAAGGCAGGCAAAGTTGGTATGTACAGATATACATaatagaaagaatggaaatagGCTGATGCAGAGGACTGGAGGGGACACTTACCTTGAGGTATCATCGTGTTACAGTTTTCTTGGTTCTATGCTCAACCTGTTGTTCCATTATTTTCCTTGGCTAACAAATTTACTAACAAATCATCTAGCTATTATTGTCAGAGGAAGATATGCCGGTAAGAAGGTTGTAGTTGTGAAATCACATGATGAGGGTACGAAGTCTCATCCATTCCCACATGCTATTGTGGCTGGTGTTGAAAGAGCTCCATTGAAGGTTACCAACTCTATGGATGATAAGAAGGTGGCCAAGAGAACTAAGGTTAAGCCTTTTGTCAAAATGGTGAACTACAATCACTTGATGCCAACTAGATATACTTTTGATATTGAGTCTTTCAAGTCCGCTGTGACTGCTGGTGCTCTGGATGAGCCATCCCAGAAAGAGGAGGCTAAGAAGGTTGTTAAGAAGGCTTTCGAGGAGAGACACAGAGCCGGTAAGAACAAATGGTTTTTCACCAAGTTGAGATTCTAAGTAAGGATACGATGATGTGCAACTAATATAATTtctctgttttctttctaagaAGGATCTTATGTTACAAACCTTTACTTAAGTAATTTTCCATATGTGAATTACGCTTACTGTACACTTATACATGTAGTGAAGGGAAGATATCTTAGAATCATTATATACATCTCTACACCAATATATGAAATAGTCTTAACTAGAAAAAAATGTTGCCTGATTCCTACCACCACTTTAAATGGCTTTTCATTCGCTGCaaggaaaaacaaaacttcaaaaaggCCTAAGCATCATTTTATCGTATGTCTTGAAGCTTGTGTTTGTCCTCTTGCtaattttttcttgtatttCCTGCATTCTTAATCTTTCCTTATTATTCAATCTATGCCTGCTTACGGTGCCTCCAGGCGTATGTTTTCTTCATGGTGGAGACAGAACGTTCCTTTGTTTGGAGCTCGCTTAACTCACAAGAGGGCTGCATCATCCACCTTTTCATCCTTCAATTTTAGATTTCGCTGGCTACATACCTATGCTAAACGGCCCAAGATGTCTTCGACGTCTGGCCAGTTTGGTGCAGGCTGTTATAGAAACGGGTGGAATGTCTACGAGGATCTTAAGCTCTTATCATATGGTTCTCAtatgatcttcttccttttaCTACCACCAATTGTTAAATTATTCACTACGAAAGTTGACGTCACTAGGGATAACACCTTATCAGATCTATATTGGGATGAGGCTGCTTACAAGAACAGTGTTCCTTGTCTACCTCAAGGTTCTCCAGCACTAGATCCTAAATTGATCGACATTTTCTCCAAGGCCAAATCAGAACTTCAGCAAAGGTTGAACGCTCAAGTGAAGCGACTCAGAAACGAGGTTaagcaacaacagcaagaACAACTAGAGCAAAAGCTAGGTCGGGCTAAAACCTCTTTCCCTGGCATACTACCACAGACCCCTGCAGATCTTATGAGTTGCTTGCATATTTCAGATACTGCTCGTGAATTACCAACATTCTTAGCATACGATAATACAGTGCGAGCGGATTTAAGTACATATAGAAATGGGCTCATGAAGTTGTATGAAGGGTATAAGCTAGGAACGGTAAGTGATGTTGAATACACAGACAGATTGAAGTCTCTGGTGAATCAAATATGGAGAGCCAATTTGGGCGTTGAATGTTCTAACGAGCTTTGCAAGATGGCCTTCAAACAGGTTCATTCCCTTCATTTGTATAAATTAGAGGAAAGCTTAGTTGGAACTGCAATTCTGTCTTCAGCATCCAACGGTATGGCTCAAAGACGGTATATGATTGCGCAGAAATTTGAGATTAGAAAGAGCCAACTACACAAGGATCAGCATAAGCACAGCATTTCACACAAATTTGTTCGAAAGCTCGAAGTTGAAAAGTCTATGAAGGGTTCTTCATGGCTACGGTATATGATTGGTGAACCGGAAAGCTTTCTACAACTTTCTCAGTTTGCTGCTGCCACTAAAAAGTCCAGTAGATTTATCAGAAACTTGATGGATATGTTTCTTTCGGGGAAATGTGCTGCCGGAGAATACTATTACCGAAAGGAGGTGATGGTATCCGTGATTAACATGCTGATAAGTTATGATAGAAAGGATGAAGCTCGGATTGTCCTTCGAAAACTAGGGAAACTTTATGGAACAGACCGTAAGTTGATGGATAGCTTGAATCCTATCAGAGCCAAACTAATGGTAAACGCAGCCTGAGGAGGTTTTGTGTCGTAATACTACCGCTGTATTGCTCATTATTTATTGTACgcttttatttatttatttgtTCGCAGAATACCATCCGTACACCGGATGTTCATTATAATGCTAACTGAGAAAATTTTAGACTTGAACGTTGAAGTCTGACATGTGATTGATACCCATAACTTCATCACGTATAGAGTActtctggaagaaaatgaagtttcTGACTACTAATTTTGTCAAATGTTCGGTTAAATCTTGCGATGCTTCTGAAAACTCGTTTCCGTTGAAGTATGAAGAATGCCAACTCCAGATGGAGGATCAAGAGTATAAACCAGAATTTATAGTGTCTATGTTGAGTCGGCTCGACTGGGATGCTTTAGTTCGAGTGGCTGCTGATTTAGGAAATCATGATATTCCTTCTGAGAGGCCCGAGGATATCGAACACAATGAAGTATTACTCAAGGATCTTCACTTATTGCTCTTAGAGACACAGATAGTAGAAGGTAAGATGGTGTGCCGGAACTGTGGGCATATATACTACATTAAAGACTCGATCCccaatcttcttttgcCACCACATCTTGCCAACTAATTCTTAAGTAAACCACTGTATAATAATAGACTTGATAGACACATGTTAacactttttcttcctctttctcagCGAGGCTGTGTAGGAGTAGGTTTTTGGTGCCTGGTGCGGTCTTTGAACTCTGATATTTCGCGGCAGAGCGCATTTTCCGATTATGTGACACAGTTTTTCTCCTGCCCCCTCTGAAATCCTTTGTAAGCGTCATCTATTTGTTCTGATGTACAACCAGTTCACAGAGGGAAAACCGATAGGCAAATTTAACTGCTCTTATTTATTACGATTTTAAAAGGCTTGCTTATGCCTTCTCCTTGCGAACAAACTATATGCATTAGTGGCATCAACGACGACACCTCTACGACTACTCCTTCACCCCACACAACGATAACCACCACCGCGTCTAAGACCACTGCTACTCCGATTATGGTCACTCCAGCCTCACCACAGCCATTAAAGTCTGCCAGTAATCTTGTTCCCTTCCCGGATcctgaaaaggaaaatcaTGATGAAGACAACCAACACTCTTTCTCCACCGGGTTACTTCACTTTGATCACAAGCCGAGAAGTAGTTCCAAGTCGAGATCCAGGTCTCACTCTAGGAAGCTGTCGCTTGGTAGACTGTTCCAATTCGGTTCTGATACCACTGTtaacagcaacagcaacaactCTAAGGACAaaccatcttcatctgctgGTACTTCTACCTCCATTGGAGACGCGAGCGACGAGAATATGTCGGCCAACACGCGAAATAGTACTGTGTCTACAGGCAATACCACCTACAACTCTATAGATGCTACGGGGTCGCCCAAATCTCGGTCCTCGAGTCGTTCTTCGCAGAAGCTCAAGAATCTTTTTAAATTCTACTCTGCAAGCAGCGACGCTGTTAACAATACCAGTGTTACATCTGAAACGGCTGACGATGGTTCATTGATGCGCCGGTTCCGTCGTATCAGATCTCCTTCTGTTCCTTCCAATGAATGCGATTTGTCCGAGCAGATGTATCCGGATCCCGAAGACGAGTATGTATACATTCGTCCGGAGAGGCACACATTAGGAGCTGCCAGCCAGCTAGAAGAGTCACTAGAGcccattgaagaagatccaaagaagaaggagaaagataGGGTCGACGACACACCAGTACCATCGCAGATATCGCATGCCCGTGACTCAAGGTCTGGTTCTAAAGCGTCTCTTTTCGCAAAAAAATTCTGGCGTAGCAACACTACCGGTAGTAAAGCATCATCAACAGCTTCTTCTACTTGTTCTTCACCGCAAATAGAGGCGATAGATGATTTGACTAAACACATTGGAGAGATCACACTCGCTCGTGACCACAGTATGTCGGTTAGTAGCGGCAGAAACTACTCCAGTAATTCTATGAGGGCGGGTAAAGTGGAGGTGGGGCCGCAATCATTCGAAAAGTTAAAGCTTCTTGGAAAAGGTGACGTTGGAAAGGTGTACCTTGTTCGTGAAAAGGCATCGCAAAGACTCTACGCCATGAAAATTCTCAATAAAAAGGAGATGTTGGAGCGGAAGAAGGTGAAACGTGTGTTGGCTGAACAGGAGATACTGGCCACGGCAAACCATCCCTTCATCGTGACACTTTATCATTCTTTCCAATCAGAGGATCATTTATATCTCTGTATGGAGTATTGTATGGGAGGAGAGTTTTTCCGAGCTCTACAGACTCGAAAGATGAAATGCATTTCCGAAAAGGATGCACGCTTCTATGCTGCAGAGGTCACCGCAGCTTTGGAATACCTACATTTGATGGGATTTATATACAGGGATTTGAAGCCCGAGAACATATTGTTACATCAGTCTGGCCATATCATGTTAAGCGATTTTGATTTATCTAAACAAACTGATCATATCCATGAGCCTGAGCTAGTCTCCGGCAATaaggcttcttcaaatcttccTCAACTAGACACAAATGCTTGCACTGATGGATTTCGCACCAATTCATTTGTTGGCACAGAAGAGTATATTGCACCAGAGGTTATTTGGGGCAAGGGCCATACCTCTGCCGTCGATTGGTGGACTTTGGGCATCTTTATCTATGAAATGGTTTTTGGCATTACCCCATTTAAGGGACCGACTAGAAACCAGACATTTGCCAATATTCTCAAAAACGAGGTTCAGTTTCCTGACTACAATTCGATGTCCAGCTCATGTCGCAACC
The sequence above is a segment of the Brettanomyces nanus chromosome 4, complete sequence genome. Coding sequences within it:
- the RPL27 gene encoding 60S ribosomal protein L27 (BUSCO:EOG09344BSH), with protein sequence MAKFIKAGKVAIIVRGRYAGKKVVVVKSHDEGTKSHPFPHAIVAGVERAPLKVTNSMDDKKVAKRTKVKPFVKMVNYNHLMPTRYTFDIESFKSAVTAGALDEPSQKEEAKKVVKKAFEERHRAGKNKWFFTKLRF
- a CDS encoding uncharacterized protein (BUSCO:EOG093423YC), yielding MPAYGASRRMFSSWWRQNVPLFGARLTHKRAASSTFSSFNFRFRWLHTYAKRPKMSSTSGQFGAGCYRNGWNVYEDLKLLSYGSHMIFFLLLPPIVKLFTTKVDVTRDNTLSDLYWDEAAYKNSVPCLPQGSPALDPKLIDIFSKAKSELQQRLNAQVKRLRNEVKQQQQEQLEQKLGRAKTSFPGILPQTPADLMSCLHISDTARELPTFLAYDNTVRADLSTYRNGLMKLYEGYKLGTVSDVEYTDRLKSLVNQIWRANLGVECSNELCKMAFKQVHSLHLYKLEESLVGTAILSSASNGMAQRRYMIAQKFEIRKSQLHKDQHKHSISHKFVRKLEVEKSMKGSSWLRYMIGEPESFLQLSQFAAATKKSSRFIRNLMDMFLSGKCAAGEYYYRKEVMVSGNFMEQTPEEVLCQYFWKKMKFLTTNFVKCSVKSCDASENSFPLKYEECQLQMEDQEYKPEFIVSMLSRLDWDALVRVAADLGNHDIPSERPEDIEHNEVLLKDLHLLLLETQIVEGLLMPSPCEQTICISGINDDTSTTTPSPHTTITTTASKTTATPIMVTPASPQPLKSASNLVPFPDPEKENHDEDNQHSFSTGLLHFDHKPRSSSKSRSRSHSRKLSLGRLFQFGSDTTVNSNSNNSKDKPSSSAGTSTSIGDASDENMSANTRNSTVSTGNTTYNSIDATGSPKSRSSSRSSQKLKNLFKFYSASSDAVNNTSVTSETADDGSLMRRFRRIRSPSVPSNECDLSEQMYPDPEDEYVYIRPERHTLGAASQLEESLEPIEEDPKKKEKDRVDDTPVPSQISHARDSRSGSKASLFAKKFWRSNTTGSKASSTASSTCSSPQIEAIDDLTKHIGEITLARDHSMSVSSGRNYSSNSMRAGKVEVGPQSFEKLKLLGKGDVGKVYLVREKASQRLYAMKILNKKEMLERKKVKRVLAEQEILATANHPFIVTLYHSFQSEDHLYLCMEYCMGGEFFRALQTRKMKCISEKDARFYAAEVTAALEYLHLMGFIYRDLKPENILLHQSGHIMLSDFDLSKQTDHIHEPELVSGNKASSNLPQLDTNACTDGFRTNSFVGTEEYIAPEVIWGKGHTSAVDWWTLGIFIYEMVFGITPFKGPTRNQTFANILKNEVQFPDYNSMSSSCRNLIKKLLIKDASKRLGSHSGASEIKSHSFFKNVQWALLRNQSPPLIPIFSVKRKNDEQLPKKLSNENVGSTGSLKSQRKTSSSGSQHSQQDPFANFNSITIHHEDDEEDAVFYDGTELGDVTYTASTPQVSPKKFLKI